In one window of Mytilus galloprovincialis chromosome 6, xbMytGall1.hap1.1, whole genome shotgun sequence DNA:
- the LOC143081064 gene encoding uncharacterized protein LOC143081064 → MTDPGLDNSVKQVIVQEVQNAVSASQQDTLNQITALIDNRLSTFQGNIQQSQRDISQSQMSKIEETLSENYTFQRKGNENQYKHEVKVLTKLTEAKAQLDGPDLSVDSIHQARDKIVEGMTIVRDRQKLIKLADSSELGWRVVKEYTTNPIADDSEDEKKMIRAQNRAERRNKSDKIKKSTKTAKKVPYSTKERDPTPTWRTGRCFNCGNRGHWENDCPEKKDKISIFTTFECTNLYNNMNKCYIGQAENSFSSNVNKAEDKHTIEITQSKPSVIGGHFLLEVDIPVSPVGKLRSKLHEWKAITTSTHIIDVIENGYKLPLKTEPEVKHLKNNRSSLNNAEFVVEEIYKFLQKRCISEVYSKPTVVNPLTVAFNKK, encoded by the coding sequence ATGACGGACCCCGGTTTAGATAATTCCGTAAAGCAAGTAATTGTCCAAGAAGTACAAAATGCAGTATCTGCTTCACAACAAGATACCCTTAACCAAATCACAGCTTTGATAGATAACAGACTATCCACATTCCAGGGAAATATCCAGCAGTCTCAGCGAGATATCAGTCAATCCCAGATGTCCAAGATTGAAGAGACTTTGTCGGAGAACTATACTTTCCAACGGAAGGGGAACGAAAACCAGTACAAACATGAGGTTAAAGTCCTGACGAAGTTAACGGAAGCAAAAGCACAGTTAGACGGACCAGATTTATCCGTAGATTCTATTCATCAAGCTAGAGACAAGATTGTTGAAGGTATGACAATTGTAAGAGACAGACAGAAACTCATTAAACTCGCTGATTCATCCGAATTGGGTTGGAGAGTCGTGAAGGAGTACACAACTAATCCAATTGCCGACGACTCCGAAGATGAAAAGAAGATGATAAGAGCGCAAAATAGAGCTGAACGTAGGAACAAGTCAGATAAGATAAAGAAGTCAACGAAGACGGCCAAGAAAGTGCCCTATTCCACCAAAGAGAGAGATCCAACCCCTACTTGGAGAACAGGGAGATGTTTCAATTGTGGCAACAGGGGCCATTGGGAAAATGATTGTCCTGAAAAGAAAGATAAGATAAGTATATTTACAACTTTTGAATGTACTAATTTGTATAATAATATGAACAAATGTTATATTGGTCAAGCTGAAAATTCATTCAGTTCAAATGTAAACAAAGCAGAAGATAAACATACGATAGAAATTACTCAATCGAAACCAAGTGTTATTGGTGGTCACTTTTTACTAGAAGTTGATATACCTGTCTCACCTGTAGGTAAATTGAGGTCAAAATTACATGAATGGAAAGCTATTACTACTAGTACACATATTATTGATGTTATTGAAAACGGGTATAAGTTACCGTTAAAAACGGAACCAGAggttaaacatttgaaaaataacagATCATCTTTAAACAATGCAGAATTTGTTGTTGAAGAGATTTACAAATTTCTTCAAAAAAGGTGCATTTCTGAGGTTTATTCTAAACCAACTGTAGTAAATCCACTTACAGTggcatttaacaaaaaataa